Proteins encoded in a region of the Mesotoga sp. BH458_6_3_2_1 genome:
- a CDS encoding acyl-CoA dehydratase activase yields MIYYSCSYIPMEVMLGSDSEFHRITSDTPISCHELGCNLCGYAKTVYEKGMELNSGDCLLIADSCDAMRRIGDLLSELSSARVFILRLPWKRDADAIQFLSGEIGDLTIFLENSGVAVNLHKGIGRFNDLVDHVLTNEIRVEGADLSRLYLSALDGKKAEIDSSNLVSGGARKRVALTGGVTDMRVFDTAVEKAGGITVSNDTCLGRRPFSSKTADKIEPLMAIAERLLKWRSPCARFSERISASDESADATVFVVPKFCDFFDFVRPLDKEKTYRVELDFPLNSDGQLTTRIGALMEKNDSRSVLHSQEGTAVIYAGVDSGSTTTNGVLIDGKGKIIFSKTVRTGIRASNTAEDIMKEMTEFSRKNGNQIGKCISTGYGRLLVSSASDKITEISCHARGVFELFPEARGIIDIGGQDSKVIRLNSEGNVEDFAMNDKCAAGTGRFLEVMASALELDTEKMSSLAQKSKKDISISSVCTVFAESEVVSLIGMGEGIEDISAGLFKAIARRVGAMYSRLGSPTPLVFTGGVARNAGVVEALKMFFKTEILIPDVPDIMGAYGAALFARESSSESDIR; encoded by the coding sequence ATGATCTACTACTCGTGCAGTTACATACCGATGGAAGTAATGCTAGGAAGCGACAGCGAATTCCACAGAATTACCTCCGATACGCCTATCTCTTGCCACGAATTAGGATGCAATTTATGTGGTTATGCAAAGACGGTCTACGAAAAAGGAATGGAACTTAATTCAGGTGATTGTCTCTTGATTGCCGACTCCTGTGACGCGATGCGTAGAATCGGAGATCTTCTTTCCGAACTTTCATCGGCCAGGGTTTTCATCCTCAGACTTCCTTGGAAGAGAGATGCTGATGCAATACAATTCCTTTCCGGCGAAATCGGAGATCTGACGATTTTCCTCGAAAACTCAGGTGTTGCTGTTAACCTGCATAAAGGCATCGGTCGATTCAACGATCTCGTAGATCACGTCCTTACAAATGAGATTAGGGTAGAGGGGGCCGACTTGTCAAGGCTATATCTTTCGGCGCTGGATGGAAAAAAAGCCGAGATCGACTCCTCTAATCTCGTGAGCGGTGGAGCGAGAAAACGAGTTGCACTAACTGGGGGAGTAACTGATATGAGGGTTTTCGATACTGCAGTAGAGAAGGCCGGCGGAATAACAGTATCCAATGACACTTGCCTGGGAAGAAGACCGTTTTCCAGTAAGACTGCCGATAAGATCGAGCCACTAATGGCGATTGCCGAACGTCTGCTGAAGTGGAGATCTCCTTGCGCTCGTTTCTCCGAGAGAATTTCAGCTTCAGATGAGAGTGCGGACGCGACTGTCTTTGTAGTTCCCAAGTTCTGCGACTTCTTTGATTTTGTTCGTCCCCTTGACAAAGAGAAGACATACAGAGTTGAACTCGACTTTCCTCTAAATTCCGATGGACAACTGACCACTAGAATCGGGGCACTGATGGAAAAGAACGACTCCAGATCGGTACTACATTCTCAGGAGGGAACAGCGGTGATTTACGCAGGAGTTGATTCCGGCTCCACAACAACAAACGGCGTCCTGATTGATGGAAAAGGAAAGATAATATTTTCGAAGACCGTGAGGACGGGAATTAGGGCTTCAAATACTGCCGAAGACATCATGAAGGAGATGACCGAATTCTCCCGAAAGAATGGAAATCAGATAGGAAAGTGCATCTCTACGGGTTATGGAAGACTGCTTGTCTCGTCTGCAAGCGATAAGATCACTGAAATCTCGTGTCATGCGAGAGGTGTTTTCGAACTCTTTCCCGAAGCGCGCGGGATTATTGACATCGGCGGGCAAGATAGCAAAGTTATTCGCTTGAATTCCGAGGGGAACGTTGAAGACTTTGCAATGAATGATAAGTGTGCCGCCGGAACAGGAAGATTTCTTGAGGTCATGGCTTCTGCTCTTGAACTGGACACCGAAAAGATGTCTTCGCTTGCCCAAAAATCGAAGAAGGACATTTCGATAAGTTCAGTTTGCACCGTATTTGCGGAGTCTGAAGTCGTCTCGCTAATTGGAATGGGAGAAGGAATCGAAGATATATCGGCCGGTCTGTTCAAGGCGATAGCAAGAAGAGTGGGTGCGATGTATTCAAGACTGGGATCACCAACACCTCTTGTTTTCACTGGAGGTGTTGCGAGAAATGCCGGAGTAGTTGAGGCTTTGAAGATGTTTTTCAAAACGGAGATTCTCATTCCCGACGTGCCGGATATCATGGGAGCTTACGGCGCAGCCCTGTTCGCAAGAGAGTCAAGTTCTGAGAGTGACATTAGATGA
- a CDS encoding ATP-dependent helicase — translation MKKYTLKSSEIPGFLSEGLDEEQLKAVVESNGRSLIVAGPGSGKTRVITYKIAHLVSSSINPQNILLVTFTRAASREMIDRARRASGSNLQGMLSGTFHHVCNYFLRKYSKAAQLKENFTILDREDSKDLIKHCRTELLEERKGINSSTLPSAGVLQSIYSYSVNVLSSLRESTVRKNRKFLGSYDEIEEIWKRYVQEKTHQNCVDYDDLLLKALKLFNDNPAILKKESERFRWVLVDEFQDTNVLQFRLVEMLSSVHGNLIVVGDDAQSIYSFRGARFENVYDFLAAKDAKIFKIQTNYRSTPQIVELINTIVPEDSIEKQLRAVRMSGPIPVVAETWDNLEEASFVAQRIQEHIDDGIDPESIAVLYRSHYHSLELQMEMDKRKMNFTLYSGPRFTETAHVKDILSVLKVIENPLDQISWGRSLRLFPGVGNATSLRIIQGITAAVNDGHKPVDVVSSHVSNRVKLDKMVSLFGDIGEEEPPSEIIRRFYTDFYGDYLDEKFQDARERRMDVERMIEIAGRYKSISDLLEDLAVSEKIDIERESAEKQPSVVLTTVHQAKGLEWEVVFILAVNPGDFPNSMAIIEGSLSEEERIFYVAVTRAKDYLYILRQKGGRSRPMIGNRYVFRSGHDFVEKLPKDCFERWDVSWDF, via the coding sequence ATGAAGAAATATACTCTCAAAAGTTCTGAAATTCCCGGATTTCTAAGTGAAGGACTCGACGAGGAGCAGCTGAAAGCTGTCGTCGAATCAAACGGACGTTCATTAATTGTTGCGGGCCCTGGTTCGGGAAAGACAAGGGTTATCACATACAAGATAGCGCATCTAGTATCAAGCTCTATCAATCCGCAAAATATCCTTCTTGTGACTTTCACACGCGCAGCCTCCAGGGAAATGATTGATCGAGCGAGGCGGGCTAGCGGATCGAATCTTCAGGGAATGCTTTCAGGCACGTTCCACCATGTCTGCAACTATTTCCTGAGAAAGTATTCCAAAGCGGCCCAGTTGAAGGAAAACTTTACGATTCTTGATAGAGAGGATTCCAAGGATCTCATAAAACACTGCAGGACAGAGCTTCTCGAAGAGAGAAAGGGAATAAACAGCTCGACTCTCCCATCTGCAGGTGTATTACAGAGCATATATTCATACTCGGTCAATGTTCTTTCATCTCTGAGAGAGTCGACAGTGAGGAAGAACAGGAAATTTCTTGGTTCGTACGATGAGATAGAGGAGATCTGGAAGAGATACGTTCAAGAGAAGACTCATCAGAACTGTGTTGACTACGATGACCTCCTTCTGAAGGCTCTCAAGCTCTTTAATGATAATCCCGCTATCTTGAAAAAGGAGTCGGAAAGGTTCAGATGGGTTTTGGTCGATGAGTTTCAGGATACCAACGTTCTTCAGTTCAGACTTGTTGAGATGCTTTCTTCTGTCCATGGAAACCTTATCGTTGTAGGAGATGACGCTCAGTCTATCTACTCTTTCCGCGGGGCCAGGTTTGAAAACGTCTATGATTTTCTTGCCGCCAAGGACGCCAAGATCTTCAAGATACAAACGAATTACCGTTCCACTCCTCAAATCGTTGAGCTAATCAATACTATAGTCCCAGAAGACTCGATTGAGAAGCAGCTTAGGGCCGTTCGTATGAGTGGTCCGATTCCAGTCGTCGCCGAGACCTGGGACAATCTCGAAGAAGCATCGTTTGTGGCACAAAGAATACAGGAACATATAGACGATGGAATAGACCCTGAAAGCATAGCAGTCTTGTACCGTTCTCATTATCATTCACTGGAACTCCAGATGGAGATGGACAAAAGGAAGATGAATTTCACGCTCTACTCTGGGCCGAGATTCACGGAAACTGCTCATGTGAAGGATATTCTGTCGGTGCTGAAAGTAATAGAAAACCCGCTGGATCAAATCTCATGGGGAAGGTCTCTAAGACTCTTTCCAGGCGTGGGTAACGCAACCTCGCTTAGAATAATCCAGGGAATAACAGCTGCTGTGAATGATGGCCACAAACCGGTCGATGTAGTGAGTTCTCATGTGAGCAATCGTGTTAAGCTTGATAAAATGGTAAGTCTCTTCGGCGACATTGGCGAAGAAGAACCTCCTTCGGAAATAATAAGGAGATTCTATACGGATTTCTACGGCGACTATCTTGACGAGAAGTTTCAAGACGCAAGAGAAAGAAGAATGGATGTTGAGAGGATGATCGAAATAGCAGGACGGTACAAATCGATCTCCGACCTTCTCGAGGACCTTGCAGTGAGCGAAAAAATCGACATCGAGCGGGAGTCGGCGGAAAAGCAGCCGTCGGTAGTGCTCACCACGGTTCATCAGGCAAAGGGACTGGAATGGGAAGTCGTTTTCATTCTTGCCGTCAATCCGGGTGATTTCCCCAATTCTATGGCCATAATCGAGGGTTCATTAAGCGAAGAAGAGAGGATTTTCTATGTGGCCGTAACGAGAGCAAAAGATTATCTTTACATACTCAGGCAGAAAGGTGGCAGATCCAGACCTATGATAGGAAACAGATATGTCTTCAGAAGCGGACACGATTTTGTGGAGAAGTTGCCGAAAGACTGTTTTGAACGATGGGACGTTAGCTGGGATTTTTAG
- a CDS encoding B12-binding domain-containing radical SAM protein, producing the protein MKVLMVYPEYPETFWSFKHALKFVSKKAAYPPLGLMTVAAMLPEDWEKKLVDMNTDSLRDEDILKSDYVMISSMDIQLDSAKKVIQRCKELGVKTIAGGPLFTTRPEEFSEVDHLVLGEAEVTLAPFLHDLEKGQAKHIYKSDGFPDISNCPIPEWKLLDMRKYSSMNIQYSRGCPYNCEFCDIVLLNGRIPRTKSAEKLIGEMEALYKAGWRGGVFIVDDNFIGNKTKLKREILPAIAEWMKDRSYPFVLNTEASIDLSDDDELMRLMVDANFGTVFVGIETTEEESLVECGKYQNRNRDLLSSVKKMQEFGLQVQGGFIVGFDHDKPSVFRNMIDFIQKSGIVTAMVGVLTAPTGTRLFLRLKEENRIASEFSGNNTSILTNIVPKMDLNNLVDGYYKILRNIYAPKPYRQRVITFLKNYKPNSLKHVRPLSDSLKAFLKSLWLIGIREKGRMNYWLLLLWTAFFKPSLFPLSVEFAIYGYHFRKSLSFGLGREDENSR; encoded by the coding sequence ATGAAGGTTTTGATGGTCTATCCAGAATATCCAGAAACATTTTGGAGTTTCAAGCACGCTTTAAAATTTGTCTCAAAAAAGGCGGCGTACCCTCCGCTGGGCCTCATGACTGTTGCCGCTATGTTGCCCGAAGATTGGGAGAAGAAACTCGTAGATATGAATACTGACAGTCTACGTGATGAAGATATCCTGAAGTCCGATTACGTGATGATCAGCTCAATGGATATTCAGCTTGACTCGGCAAAGAAGGTTATCCAAAGATGCAAGGAGTTGGGCGTCAAGACGATAGCAGGCGGGCCGCTTTTCACAACGAGACCAGAGGAGTTCAGTGAAGTCGATCATCTAGTTCTTGGTGAAGCAGAAGTGACTCTGGCACCGTTTCTTCATGATTTAGAGAAGGGTCAGGCTAAGCACATTTACAAGTCCGACGGGTTTCCAGATATTTCAAATTGCCCCATTCCTGAATGGAAACTTCTCGACATGAGAAAGTACTCTTCTATGAATATCCAGTATTCTAGAGGTTGTCCTTATAACTGTGAGTTTTGTGACATTGTTCTGCTAAACGGACGTATTCCCAGGACGAAGAGTGCGGAAAAACTCATTGGGGAAATGGAAGCATTATATAAGGCCGGCTGGCGTGGAGGAGTATTCATAGTTGACGATAACTTTATCGGCAATAAGACTAAACTGAAGAGAGAGATTCTTCCGGCTATTGCCGAATGGATGAAAGACAGGAGTTATCCGTTTGTGTTGAATACGGAAGCCTCGATTGATCTTTCAGATGACGATGAACTGATGAGACTCATGGTGGACGCTAATTTCGGAACGGTCTTCGTAGGCATCGAGACTACCGAAGAGGAAAGCCTCGTTGAATGCGGTAAGTACCAGAACCGAAACAGAGATTTGCTCTCTTCTGTGAAGAAAATGCAGGAGTTCGGACTGCAGGTTCAGGGAGGATTCATTGTAGGCTTTGATCACGATAAGCCTTCGGTATTTCGGAACATGATCGATTTCATCCAGAAGAGCGGCATAGTGACGGCAATGGTTGGTGTCCTCACAGCGCCTACGGGCACAAGACTCTTCCTAAGGTTGAAAGAAGAGAACAGGATCGCTTCGGAGTTTTCAGGAAACAACACTAGCATTCTAACTAACATAGTTCCCAAAATGGATCTCAATAACCTTGTAGACGGTTACTATAAAATACTCAGAAACATTTACGCTCCAAAACCATATCGCCAGAGAGTAATAACGTTTCTCAAAAACTACAAACCCAATTCGCTTAAACATGTCAGGCCCCTTTCAGATAGTCTGAAGGCTTTTCTGAAGTCACTATGGCTAATTGGAATAAGGGAAAAAGGTCGAATGAACTATTGGTTGTTGCTCCTGTGGACGGCTTTCTTTAAGCCATCGCTATTCCCGCTCTCAGTTGAATTTGCGATATATGGCTATCACTTCCGAAAATCTCTTTCTTTTGGGTTAGGCAGAGAGGATGAAAACAGCCGCTGA
- a CDS encoding 2-hydroxyacyl-CoA dehydratase subunit D: MSGKSVKFGSFLRNYIDHTDKFKKWLQLGMGFENFRRRHFPDRDRARFVNTVNHLALEEVYLAIKGSSTVWVNLMAPSELLLSAGLNPVSAEGISGALSSMHLEDTAIAYSSQAGISDSLCTFHRASLGVSMRKLLPPPKLVMTTSILCDGNLPTFKRIAREYDVPFILIDVPRGRKPEAVGYVVSQLKAVIGTIEEITGSAFKMEELSMRLSYERELMENLEEIKSRAKDEYLPQHLYEHMNSLYVLHTLAGDSRIAEASRSIGERLEAIPENARKVLWLHIPPYYDNELFNLFLPGSKNLVVANELMWDWMYPVDPQRPLESLAEKLVYNPLCGSVVDRGNFCLNLARNFSVDGVIHFSHWGCRQSAGGVSYLKKVFEEEDISFLELTGDCVDHASQGAGQLRTRTEAFLEIMENRK, translated from the coding sequence ATGTCAGGAAAGAGCGTGAAGTTCGGCAGCTTTCTAAGAAATTACATAGATCATACTGATAAGTTCAAAAAATGGCTTCAGCTTGGTATGGGATTTGAGAATTTCAGAAGAAGGCATTTTCCAGACAGGGATCGAGCACGATTTGTCAACACGGTCAATCACCTGGCGCTTGAGGAAGTATATCTTGCGATAAAGGGCTCGAGTACGGTGTGGGTGAACTTAATGGCTCCTTCTGAGCTTCTTCTTTCGGCGGGTCTTAACCCCGTCTCGGCCGAAGGCATTTCGGGAGCGCTTTCGTCGATGCATCTTGAGGACACGGCGATTGCATATTCTTCACAGGCAGGAATCAGCGATTCCCTGTGCACGTTTCATAGAGCTTCTCTCGGAGTATCCATGAGAAAACTTCTACCTCCACCGAAGTTGGTGATGACGACAAGCATTCTTTGCGATGGAAATCTTCCGACATTCAAGAGGATAGCCAGAGAGTACGACGTTCCTTTCATTTTGATAGATGTGCCCAGAGGTCGAAAGCCGGAGGCCGTGGGTTATGTTGTCTCTCAACTGAAGGCAGTTATCGGCACGATCGAAGAAATCACCGGGAGCGCTTTCAAGATGGAAGAGTTGTCAATGAGATTATCTTATGAACGAGAACTGATGGAAAACCTAGAGGAGATAAAGTCCAGAGCGAAAGACGAGTATTTGCCTCAGCATCTCTACGAACACATGAACTCACTGTATGTACTGCATACTTTGGCCGGCGACAGCAGAATTGCTGAGGCCTCCAGAAGTATTGGCGAGAGGCTTGAAGCGATTCCCGAAAATGCTAGGAAGGTACTCTGGCTTCACATCCCCCCTTATTACGACAACGAGCTTTTCAATCTCTTCCTCCCGGGATCGAAAAACCTCGTGGTTGCGAACGAGCTGATGTGGGACTGGATGTATCCGGTCGATCCGCAGCGACCGCTTGAGAGTCTCGCCGAGAAACTGGTATACAACCCTCTTTGCGGAAGCGTGGTCGATCGTGGGAATTTCTGCCTGAATCTTGCACGAAACTTCAGTGTCGATGGAGTGATCCACTTTTCTCATTGGGGATGCAGACAGTCGGCAGGAGGAGTGAGCTACTTGAAAAAAGTCTTCGAAGAGGAGGATATTTCCTTTCTCGAGCTCACGGGTGACTGCGTTGACCATGCATCTCAGGGAGCCGGGCAGTTACGAACAAGGACAGAAGCATTTCTGGAGATAATGGAGAATAGAAAATGA
- a CDS encoding sodium-translocating pyrophosphatase: MNSLYLPLVAGIISTVFAFIMLRRTLGFSQGSDRMKELSKYIQEGASAFLEEEARKIFLVAVILAAVLGIIFQSFKYPIVLLFGALVSELAGVIGMYAATRANARVAAGAGTGLSSAFKVAFSSGSVMGLAVAGFSLTGLAIVMLVFKSSFVFESITDISKAFGRISYIDGVMIISSYSLGASLIALFDRVGGGMYTKAADMSADLVGKIEEHIEEDDPRNPATIADNVGDNVGDVAGLGADILESYVASIVSAIVLAIFMKFADHGTMTESQYYGLIILPVLIAGAGVLASLIGVLVVANMKTKDAQKSLSFGNLFTGALVLGSVAIVIGIAAPDYPFKDSFIINPEFVSRWRLFFAIASGLIAGIIISKLSEYYTSDQYKPTRKLAKDTQSGVAINITGGLALGMGSTLWPVITLAMAILAAYWSAGVYGIAIAALGMLSFVGYIVSVDSYGPVADNAGGIAQMANLDPKVRKLTDRLDSVGNTTAAIGKGFAIGSAAFAALALIVSYIWGSAGTANEIVNNPVINLVEPYTLIGILIGGMLPFFFTSLLIKGVSDTANLMIVEIRRQFKEIPGIRTGEAVPDYKRCIEITTKGAVSRMLTPGVVAIASPFIIGFLFGRSAVAGLLVGGLSSAIMIAIFSANSGGAWDNAKKFIETGEYGGKGTPTHEAAVVGDTVGDPLKDTVGPSMDILIKLMSVVSLVFGSLFPVTPFFM, from the coding sequence ATGAACTCATTGTACTTACCACTCGTGGCAGGGATCATCTCTACAGTCTTTGCTTTCATTATGTTGCGGCGTACTCTAGGTTTTTCGCAGGGCAGTGACAGGATGAAAGAGCTTTCCAAGTATATTCAAGAAGGTGCCTCTGCATTCCTTGAAGAAGAAGCAAGAAAGATATTTCTTGTGGCGGTGATTCTGGCTGCCGTTCTCGGGATCATCTTTCAGTCGTTCAAATATCCGATAGTCTTGCTATTCGGAGCTCTTGTTTCTGAATTGGCAGGGGTAATAGGAATGTATGCGGCAACAAGAGCTAATGCAAGGGTGGCGGCCGGAGCGGGCACCGGACTCTCAAGCGCCTTCAAAGTAGCCTTTTCAAGCGGTTCAGTAATGGGGCTTGCAGTCGCCGGTTTCTCATTGACCGGTCTTGCGATTGTGATGCTGGTTTTCAAGAGCTCGTTCGTTTTCGAGAGCATAACAGATATCTCGAAAGCATTCGGGAGAATCTCCTATATAGATGGAGTGATGATCATCAGCTCGTACTCTCTCGGTGCCAGTCTGATAGCTCTGTTCGACAGGGTCGGCGGAGGTATGTATACGAAAGCCGCCGATATGAGTGCCGATCTCGTGGGTAAGATCGAGGAGCATATCGAAGAAGACGACCCCAGGAATCCAGCGACTATTGCCGACAACGTCGGTGACAACGTGGGAGATGTCGCAGGGCTCGGTGCAGACATTCTCGAGTCGTACGTAGCATCGATTGTATCTGCTATCGTACTTGCGATCTTTATGAAGTTCGCCGATCACGGAACGATGACAGAGTCTCAGTATTATGGGCTGATCATCCTTCCTGTTCTTATTGCCGGAGCGGGTGTGCTTGCCTCGCTGATCGGAGTTCTCGTTGTGGCGAACATGAAAACGAAGGATGCACAGAAGAGCCTGAGTTTCGGGAACTTATTTACTGGGGCTCTTGTTCTAGGATCTGTGGCGATTGTAATCGGAATTGCCGCACCGGACTATCCTTTCAAGGACAGTTTCATAATCAACCCCGAATTCGTTTCAAGGTGGAGACTGTTCTTCGCAATAGCTTCGGGACTAATCGCGGGGATAATCATCTCGAAGCTCAGTGAGTACTACACTTCCGATCAATACAAACCGACAAGAAAGCTTGCAAAGGATACTCAAAGCGGTGTTGCAATCAATATTACAGGCGGTCTTGCGCTTGGCATGGGCAGTACACTGTGGCCAGTGATAACGCTTGCAATGGCAATTCTTGCAGCTTACTGGTCTGCCGGTGTCTATGGAATCGCGATCGCCGCTCTTGGAATGCTTTCCTTTGTCGGATACATTGTTTCAGTCGACTCTTATGGACCGGTAGCGGACAACGCAGGTGGAATAGCTCAGATGGCCAATCTCGATCCGAAGGTCAGAAAGCTGACAGACAGATTGGATTCTGTTGGAAATACGACCGCTGCAATAGGTAAGGGCTTCGCCATAGGCTCTGCCGCCTTTGCAGCTCTGGCGTTGATAGTCTCATACATATGGGGCTCAGCAGGGACTGCAAATGAGATTGTGAACAATCCCGTAATCAACCTCGTAGAACCCTACACACTGATTGGGATTCTAATTGGCGGAATGCTTCCCTTCTTCTTCACTTCATTGTTGATCAAAGGGGTATCCGACACGGCCAACCTCATGATAGTGGAGATCCGCAGACAGTTCAAAGAGATTCCAGGAATCAGAACTGGCGAGGCGGTCCCTGACTACAAGAGATGTATAGAGATAACCACAAAGGGAGCCGTCAGCAGAATGCTTACTCCCGGTGTGGTCGCGATTGCTTCACCGTTCATAATCGGATTCCTCTTTGGCCGCTCTGCAGTTGCCGGCTTGTTGGTGGGTGGACTTTCGAGCGCAATAATGATAGCCATCTTCAGCGCCAATTCAGGCGGGGCCTGGGACAATGCCAAGAAATTCATTGAAACAGGCGAGTACGGAGGAAAAGGAACTCCAACGCATGAAGCGGCTGTTGTAGGCGACACCGTAGGAGATCCCCTAAAGGATACGGTTGGACCCTCAATGGATATTCTCATAAAGCTCATGTCTGTAGTTTCTCTGGTCTTTGGGTCTCTCTTCCCAGTTACACCATTCTTCATGTGA
- a CDS encoding cupin domain-containing protein encodes MADKAIKYSAKGVDFAPGVKGFSAKAVEIKAPFSGKPEAHKYQHDLYVVISGTAKVKTGVLNGDINEISDGEYRSDEMIVEEEHILQLGDSLLIPTGVGHSLIVESGTYSQWVFKIDKK; translated from the coding sequence ATGGCAGACAAAGCGATAAAGTATTCGGCAAAAGGAGTAGATTTCGCACCTGGAGTTAAGGGATTCTCAGCAAAGGCTGTGGAGATAAAAGCTCCGTTCTCGGGAAAGCCTGAGGCCCACAAGTACCAGCATGATCTGTATGTTGTGATTTCGGGAACTGCGAAGGTAAAGACGGGCGTACTAAACGGTGACATCAACGAAATCTCCGATGGCGAGTACAGGAGTGACGAAATGATTGTCGAAGAAGAACACATCCTCCAATTAGGCGATTCACTGCTCATTCCTACCGGGGTGGGTCACTCTCTAATAGTCGAATCCGGCACCTATTCACAATGGGTCTTCAAGATCGATAAGAAGTGA
- a CDS encoding TrkA family potassium uptake protein → MNNETGGVKQIVVSLFLLLTVFVIGIVGYSIIEGYNPIDSFFMIMITISTVGYSTITDLTQAGKVFTSLIILASITIVVYAVSNITAFLVEGRVNKFIRRRRILKTIQKLDNHYIVIGAGDLGSTIAHEMSMRNNDVVVVERNEERLRDLTTKEGGKLIYISGDATEEETLRNAGVDTAQGLLACLPDDVDNIFVVLTARGMNKRMKIISKVTHQENINKLSYAGADKVIPIQEIGAHRMVSMMLNPTIIGFLDSISQSGSLQLRFEEVKVPRTFTKEGMSMEALKIPQKTGLIVIATVNDGVNKFNPSASTLVKPGDSLMVLGEHEQVVKLQTLLNAGLED, encoded by the coding sequence ATGAATAACGAAACCGGGGGTGTAAAACAGATTGTTGTTTCTCTTTTTTTGCTACTGACTGTGTTCGTAATTGGAATCGTAGGATACTCGATAATTGAAGGCTATAACCCTATCGACTCTTTTTTCATGATAATGATAACTATATCGACTGTTGGGTACAGCACGATTACTGACCTGACTCAAGCCGGGAAGGTGTTCACCAGTCTAATAATACTTGCAAGCATCACCATAGTTGTTTATGCCGTTTCAAACATAACGGCCTTTCTTGTTGAAGGAAGAGTCAATAAGTTTATTAGGAGGAGAAGGATATTGAAGACCATTCAGAAGCTCGATAATCATTACATAGTAATCGGGGCGGGAGACTTGGGGTCTACAATCGCCCATGAGATGTCGATGAGGAACAACGATGTGGTGGTAGTTGAAAGGAACGAAGAAAGGCTCAGGGATCTCACAACAAAAGAGGGAGGAAAACTCATCTATATCTCTGGCGATGCTACCGAGGAAGAGACTCTAAGGAATGCCGGGGTTGATACTGCCCAAGGATTGCTCGCCTGTCTACCAGATGATGTTGACAATATATTTGTTGTCCTTACGGCTAGAGGAATGAACAAGAGGATGAAAATAATCTCCAAGGTTACCCACCAAGAGAACATAAACAAACTCAGCTATGCGGGCGCCGACAAAGTAATCCCTATCCAGGAAATCGGGGCACATAGAATGGTGTCGATGATGCTTAATCCAACTATAATAGGCTTTCTCGACAGCATTTCTCAGTCCGGGTCGCTTCAGTTGCGCTTTGAAGAGGTCAAGGTACCCCGCACTTTCACTAAAGAGGGGATGTCGATGGAGGCATTGAAGATCCCGCAAAAAACTGGCTTGATAGTCATTGCGACAGTCAACGATGGAGTCAACAAGTTCAACCCAAGCGCTTCGACTTTAGTGAAGCCGGGAGACAGTCTTATGGTGCTCGGTGAACACGAGCAAGTTGTCAAACTTCAGACTTTGCTGAACGCGGGCCTGGAGGATTGA
- a CDS encoding DUF2188 domain-containing protein: MDHHEELHKIPSISENVMEDIYHVKPHEGSWIVDHESEERIIHRFDDKVDAINAASELARNSPEGKLVIHDSEGNVDRDETIRVGKSLQERAGGARVFIPVAYHTRLSRH, from the coding sequence ATGGATCACCATGAAGAATTGCACAAGATTCCGAGTATAAGTGAAAACGTTATGGAAGACATTTACCATGTTAAGCCCCACGAAGGGTCCTGGATAGTGGACCACGAAAGTGAAGAGAGAATAATTCACCGGTTCGACGACAAAGTCGACGCAATTAATGCTGCTTCGGAGTTGGCAAGGAATAGTCCTGAAGGGAAACTAGTAATTCATGATTCCGAGGGAAACGTCGACAGAGATGAAACGATAAGAGTAGGTAAGTCTCTTCAGGAAAGAGCTGGAGGCGCCAGGGTTTTTATCCCTGTAGCCTATCACACCCGACTAAGCAGACATTGA